A genomic region of Equus caballus isolate H_3958 breed thoroughbred chromosome 1, TB-T2T, whole genome shotgun sequence contains the following coding sequences:
- the OR4F14O gene encoding olfactory receptor family 4 subfamily F member 14O, with translation MATKPMDGENSSVVSEFVFLGLTNSWEIQLLLFVLSSMFYVASMMGNSLIILTVTSDPHLHSPMYFLLANLSFIDLGVSSVSSPKMIYDLFRKRKVISFRGCITQIFFIHIIGGVEMVLLIAMAFDRYVAICKPLHYLTIMSPRMCVFFLVAAWMTGLIHSTVQLVFVINLPFCGPNVLDSFYCDLPRFIKLACTDTYQLEFMVTANSGFISVGSFFILIISYIIIILTVQKHSSAGSFKALSTLSAHITVVVLFFGPLIFFYTWPSPSTYLDKFLAFFDAVLTPFLNPLIYTFRNQEMKVAMRRIFRQIVNYRKIS, from the coding sequence ATGGCAACAAAGCCAATGGATGGAGAGAATAGCTCTGTGGTGTCAGAGTTTGTGTTCCTGGGACTCACCAATTCCTGGGAGATCCAACTTCTCCTGTTTGTGCTCTCCTCCATGTTTTATGTGGCAAGCATGATGGGAAACTCCCTCATTATTCTCACTGTGACCTCTGACCCTCACTTACACTCCCCCATGTACTTTCTGTTGGCCAACCTCTCCTTCATTGACTTGGGAGTTTCCTCTGTCAGTTCTCCCAAGATGATTTATGACCTTTTCAGAAAGCGTAAAGTCATCTCCTTTAGAGGCTGCATCACTCAAATCTTCTTCATCCACATCATTGGTGGTGTGGAGATGGTACTGCTCATAGCCATGGCCTTTGACAGATATGTTGCCATATGTAAGCCCCTCCACTATCTGACCATCATGAGCCCAAGAATGTGCGTCTTCTTTTTAGTGGCTGCCTGGATGACTGGCCTTATCCACTCCACGGTTCAATTGGTTTTTGTCATAAACTTACCTTTCTGTGGTCCTAATGTATTGGACAGCTTTTACTGTGACCTTCCTCGGTTCATCAAACTTGCCTGCACAGACACCTACCAACTGGAGTTCATGGTCACAGCCAACAGTGGGTTCATCTCTGTTGGCTCCTTCTTCATACTGATCATTTCCTATATAATCATCATTCTCACTGTTCAGAAACACTCGTCTGCTGGTTCATTTAAGGCTCTGTCCACACTGTCAGCTCACATCACTGTGGTAGTCTTGTTCTTTGGTCCTTTGATATTCTTCTATACATGGCCATCTCCCTCCACATACCTAGATAAGTTTCTGGCTTTCTTTGATGCAGTTCTCACTCCTTTCCTGAATCCTCTCATTTACACATTCAGGAATCAAGAAATGAAGGTGGCAATGAGGAGAATATTCAGACAGATAGTGAATTACAGGAAGATCTCTTAA